The proteins below are encoded in one region of Oncorhynchus gorbuscha isolate QuinsamMale2020 ecotype Even-year linkage group LG01, OgorEven_v1.0, whole genome shotgun sequence:
- the si:dkeyp-50b9.1 gene encoding uncharacterized protein si:dkeyp-50b9.1, with amino-acid sequence MDGCVVRLHTVKFKPKIDGSRGDFTAQPIKVHFYELLGISDANELVPQVENKDILSSVVALFDVSLPDVGPRDVHDTVHSHGTHTIILLRQPSDVLEEYRSRPLPIPRREPVMSPVPAVVNGDRESEGRYLQVFSESEDSSDDSSDEHEDGEEGTEPRSVWETFCTGLEEFLARARERRAQRDTPGDDQPLLPTAVGAESLIVGAAAYELKTLSTGEKVLQLSLMATRKRYRNCGVGRYIIELLKTQSVCGTYDAFLAHADTDAVEFFSRCGLTDDALLNDKFREVRDEWTNTTLMSYLPPFTTESESRNPGFSLMLPELKLEVEMARTKALAAYQQQAVCVTRLVREVKTLREQLELQRRDVDNLNNELDKERERRHRVEQQFLEYKLRKTRQLLERQVIYDSDDPNQNDPESPSEPISSPPSTLDLSLDAEM; translated from the exons ATGGATGGTTGTGTGGTCCGTCTCCACACAGTGAAATTCAAGCCCAAAATAGATGGCAGCAGAGGTGACTTTACTGCACAGCCCATCAAAGTTCACTTCTACGAGCTGCTGGGAATCAGTGATGCCAATGAGCTCGTTCCACAG GTAGAAAATAAGGATATCCTGAGTTCAGTGGTTGCTCTGTTTGATGTGTCTCTCCCTGATGTTGGCCCTCGAGATGTCCATGACACGGTACACAGCCATGGAACGCACACTATTATCCTGCTCAGGCAACCCTCAG atGTTTTAGAAGAGTACAGAAGCAGACCACTGCCCATTCCTCGACGGGAACCGGTGATGTCCCCTGTACCTGCAGTGGTAAATGGGGATAGAGAATCAGAGGGACGATACCTCCAAGTGTTCAGCGAATCAGAAGACAGTTCAGATGACAGCTCTGATGAGCATGAAGATGGCGAGGAGGGCACAGAGCCCAG GTCTGTGTGGGAGACCTTCTGTACGGGGCTGGAGGAGTTCCTGGCCAGGGCACGGGAGCGGAGGGCACAGAGAGACACTCCAGGAGACGACCAGCCACTCCTGCCCACAGCTGTGGGAGCTGAGTCACTCATCGTAGGGGCTGCAGCGTACGAGTTAAAGACATT GTCAACAGGAGAGAAGGTGCTACAGTTATCTCTGATGGCTACCAGGAAGCGCTATCGGAACTGTGGAGTGGGTCGCTACATCATAGAG CTGCTGAAGACCCAATCAGTGTGTGGGACCTACGATGCATTCCTCGCTCACGCTGACACAGACGCGGTGGAATTCTTCTCACGCTGTGGCCTCACTGACGACGCCCTGCTCAACGACAAGTTCAG AGAAGTGAGGGATGAGTGGACCAACACCACCCTAATGAGTTATCTACCTCCCTTCACCACAG AGTCAGAGAGCCGTAACCCTGGGTTTTCCTTGATGCTGCCGGAGCTCAAGCTGGAGGTGGAGATGGC gaggacaaAGGCCCTGGCAGCCTATCAGCAGCAGGCCGTGTGTGTGACAAGGCTAGTCAGAGAGGTCAAGACCCTTAGAGAACAG CTGGAGTTACAGAGGAGAGATGTGGACAACCTGAACAATGAGCTggacaaggagagagagcgacGGCACAGAGTAG AGCAGCAGTTCTTGGAGTACAAACTAAGGAAGACACGACAGCTCCTAGAGAGGCAGGTGATTTACGACTCAG ATGATCCCAATCAGAATGACCCGGAATCTCCCAGTGAACCCATCAGCTCACCTCCCAGTACTTTGGACCTGTCGCTAGATGCAGAGATGTAG
- the si:ch211-194m7.8 gene encoding olfactomedin-4, translated as MLLLLLLLTSTSNGDAQRIPGLKKDDSCSCQVNSSVWAFPARKFEGALQLVQDCGDNLQSLQAQVKLSNERLPEIQATIKNVTARLEPYQYLNDQGLYTALHLRQLAKELRELEEDISSIHQDKPSDQTQKLTQEIGKVRKEVDKMHLSNTFNMKTVKEKLRSLKNGVESCRTIPEEFISKQGVCSQRIMSNISTPVITKISPYGKSYTSGAWGRQAKQVMEDQEGSGVFYWVQPLVNSHRLGNIVRRYRSYDDFIASKNHEDVSVAPSYSHANAIQGSGTVVYGEAVFYNCYYSPELCRYDLQTKVTTRLKIPDIGTNNEFPYCYYNCKDWTDTDFAADETGLWVIYSTRGNHGNLMLSRLDSEAFNVTHTWTTRLFKKSVTNAFMVCGILYATRYIDRFHEEVFYAFDTATGKDDNTLALPLEKIENGVASLSYNPIDRQLYMYNDGYLLSYQAIF; from the exons ATGCTGTTGCTCCTGTTGCTCCTGACATCCACT AGTAATGGTGATGCCCAGCGTATTCCTGGCTTGAAGAAGGATGACTCATGTTCATGTCAGGTCAACAGTAGTGTCTGGGCGTTCCCTGCCAGGAAGTTTGAGGGGGCGCTGCAGCTGGTGCAGGACTGTGGCGACAACCTGCAAAGCCTCCAGGCACAG GTGAAGCTGTCCAACGAGAGGCTTCCTGAGATCCAGGCCACCATTAAGAATGTGACAGCTCGCCTGGAGCCGTACCAGTACCTGAACGACCAGGGTCTGTACACCGCCCTGCACCTGCGTCAGCTAGCTAAGGAACTGAGGGAGCTGGAGGAAGACATCAGTTCCATACACCAAGACAAGCCAAGTGATCAGACTCAGAAACTGACCCAAGAG ATAGGTAAGGTACGTAAGGAGGTAGATAAGATGCATTTGTCAAACACCTTTAACATGAAGACGGTGAAGGAAAAACTCCGCTCGCTGAAGAATGGCGTGGAGTCCTGCAGGACAATCCCAGAGGAGTTCATAA GCAAGCAAGGTGTTTGCTCTCAACGCATCATGTCCAACATCAGCACCCCTGTGATCACAAAGATCAGCCCGTATGGCAAAAGCTATACATCTGGGGCCTGGGGTCGCCAGGCCAAGCAGGTCATGGAAGACCAGGAGGGCAGTGGGGTGTTCTACTGGGTTCAGCCCCTCGTGAACAGCCACAGACTGGGGAACATCGTTCGACGCTACCGTTCCTACGACGACTTCATTGCCTCCAAAAACCACGAGGATGTGTCCGTGGCACCGTCCTACAGCCATGCTAATGCCATCCAGGGCTCTGGCACGGTGGTGTATGGTGAGGCAGTGTTTTATAACTGCTACTACTCCCCTGAGCTGTGCCGCTATGACCTACAAACCAAGGTCACAACTCGTCTGAAGATCCCAGACATCGGTACCAACAACGAGTTTccctactgctactacaactgtAAAGACTGGACAGACACCGACTTTGCTGCTGATGAGACTGGCCTGTGGGTGATCTACAGCACACGGGGTAACCATGGGAACCTGATGCTGAGCCGGCTAGACAGCGAGGCGTTCAACGTGACACACACTTGGACCACGCGCCTCTTCAAGAAGTCAGTGACTAACGCCTTCATGGTGTGCGGAATACTGTATGCCACCCGTTACATTGACCGGTTCCATGAGGAGGTGTTCTATGCGTTTGACACAGCGACAGGTAAAGACGACAACACCCTGGCTCTTCCCCTGGAGAAGATTGAGAACGGTGTGGCCAGTCTGAGCTACAACCCCATTGACAGGCAGCTCTACATGTACAATGATGGTTACCTTCTGTCTTATCAAGCTATCTTTTAA